The Limanda limanda chromosome 13, fLimLim1.1, whole genome shotgun sequence genome has a window encoding:
- the gpr160 gene encoding probable G-protein coupled receptor 160 — protein MNISILSILLGLAGKCLINWALVFRQRSHICRSFVGVFSVSLSVVDTAVTLIFATIHIHTDGPLFFLGLQLTRYHTCLLVQILGQVESLLQWPVVLVASLDHFCTVSLPATSSGVKGIVHSFVTVLLWTLTVLYVFLLSDFNPVLEDLAYHQINQCWVFHTPQILQVVTLLSLTLACSVLHAVCSSTLLENPPEKNQITNQSRTPTRGNIVCQVLSIFLSTWAPLLIFLAVFLLLPVGIPSYLGLNVAWLCFLNSFLITLGLCVACPAPRLAQGLAAVPADSVCEWRIKFNLVAEDRT, from the coding sequence ATGAACATCTCCATCCTCTCCATCTTGCTCGGACTGGCAGGGAAATGTCTGATCAACTGGGCCCTGGTGTTTCGCCAGAGGAGCCACATCTGCAGAAGCTTCGTGGGAGTTTTCAGCGTGTCCCTGTCCGTCGTGGACACGGCCGTGACCCTCATCTTTGCCACCATTCATATCCACACTGATGGCCCCCTCTTCTTCTTGGGCTTGCAGCTGACCAGATACCACACGTGTTTGCTGGTTCAAATCCTCGGACAGGTCGAAAGCCTCCTGCAGTGGCCCGTCGTGCTGGTGGCCAGTTTGGACCATTTCTGCACCGTCTCTCTGCCAGCGACCTCCTCGGGGGTGAAAGGGATCGTCCACTCATTTGTGACTGTCCTCCTGTGGACCCTCACTGTTCTCTACGTCTTCCTGCTGTCTGACTTCAATCCTGTCCTGGAGGACTTGGCTTACCACCAAATTAACCAGTGCTGGGTTTTCCACACCCCTCAGATCCTGCAGGTCGTCACGCTGCTCTCCTTGACTCTGGCCTGCTCTGTGCTTCATGCTGTTTGCAGCTCTACATTATTAGAAAACCCTCCTGAGAAGAACCAAATTACAAACCAGAGCAGAACTCCCACCAGGGGAAACATTGTTTGCCAGGTCCTGAGTATATTTCTGAGCACATGGGCCCCTCTGCTGATTTTTCTGGCCGTGTTCCTCCTGCTACCCGTGGGAATACCCTCATACCTGGGTCTGAACGTTGCCTGGCTCTGCTTCCTCAACAGCTTTCTGATCACACTCGGCCTGTGTGTAGCCTGTCCAGCCCCGCGGCTCGCACAGGGCTTGGCAGCAGTTCCCGCTGACAGCGTCTGTGAGTGGAGGATTAAATTTAACTTGGTTGCAGAGGACAGAACATGA